Proteins encoded within one genomic window of Xylophilus sp. GOD-11R:
- a CDS encoding type II secretion system protein N, with protein sequence MRQFFPSRLTRPLATSALWALAFASAAFWGLRLSAPPAGAPYAPPAAPLPATPDSAALARLLGALPEPDAPGAPPEAGRFSLIGVLAGRTSAGAALIAVDGQPAKPFRVGSQVVPGYVLKSVGPRRIVLGAENAPAGGDSGGGLTIEMPASRQ encoded by the coding sequence ATGCGACAGTTCTTCCCCTCTCGTCTGACCCGGCCGTTGGCCACATCGGCACTCTGGGCCCTGGCGTTCGCCAGTGCGGCGTTCTGGGGGCTGCGTTTGTCCGCGCCACCGGCTGGAGCGCCCTACGCGCCGCCGGCAGCGCCGCTGCCCGCGACGCCGGATTCCGCCGCACTGGCCCGACTGCTCGGCGCGCTGCCCGAGCCGGACGCCCCCGGCGCGCCGCCGGAGGCTGGCCGCTTCTCGCTGATCGGTGTCCTCGCCGGCCGCACCAGCGCTGGCGCGGCGCTGATCGCGGTCGATGGCCAGCCGGCCAAACCGTTTCGTGTCGGCAGCCAGGTGGTGCCGGGCTACGTGTTGAAGTCCGTGGGGCCCCGGCGAATCGTGCTGGGCGCGGAAAACGCACCGGCCGGTGGAGATTCCGGCGGCGGGCTCACCATCGAGATGCCGGCCTCTCGTCAGTAG
- the coq7 gene encoding 2-polyprenyl-3-methyl-6-methoxy-1,4-benzoquinone monooxygenase: protein MEKLLRTADAALRTLFAEHRASRPTPVGGSVDQLPAELTVAEKKQSAAFMRVNHVGEVCAQALYTAQAAATRNRELRAQLEAAAREETDHLAWTRQRLDALGSRPSLLNPLWYAGAFALGLVAGRIGDEVSLGFVAETEDQVSEHLDSHLKRLPAGDTASRAIVAQMKVDEEEHASEARHAGAVELPGPVRSMMRGAARIMTTTAHYI, encoded by the coding sequence ATGGAAAAACTCTTGCGCACGGCCGATGCGGCCCTTCGAACGCTTTTTGCCGAGCACCGGGCGTCACGCCCGACGCCGGTTGGCGGCTCCGTCGACCAGTTGCCGGCAGAACTGACGGTCGCCGAGAAAAAACAATCGGCCGCCTTCATGCGGGTAAACCATGTGGGCGAGGTCTGCGCGCAGGCGCTCTACACGGCGCAGGCGGCCGCCACCCGCAACCGGGAGCTTCGGGCGCAGCTGGAGGCTGCGGCACGAGAGGAAACCGACCACCTGGCGTGGACACGCCAGCGCCTCGACGCGCTGGGCTCGCGCCCTAGCCTGCTGAATCCGCTCTGGTATGCCGGCGCTTTCGCCCTGGGCCTGGTGGCCGGCCGCATCGGCGATGAGGTGAGCCTGGGTTTTGTCGCGGAGACGGAAGACCAGGTGAGCGAGCATCTCGATTCCCATCTCAAGCGACTGCCGGCGGGCGACACCGCGTCGCGAGCCATCGTCGCCCAGATGAAAGTCGACGAAGAGGAGCACGCCAGCGAAGCCAGGCACGCGGGTGCTGTCGAACTGCCCGGCCCGGTCAGGTCGATGATGCGCGGCGCCGCGCGAATCATGACGACGACGGCGCACTACATCTGA
- a CDS encoding type II secretion system protein J translates to MRRQRGFTLIELLVAITIMALLAVLSWRGLDGMYRAREQTRIRGDEVLALQAGLAQWGVDLDSITERPNTNALDWDGRALRMTRRSSGAATEGLRVAAWTRRVQPDGSSWWLRWESAPLVTLAQWTEAWNQASLWAQNPGDAERVREVPVARADAMQIFFYRNNAWTNPLSSGDAANSAASAAAVAASNTAIGTTTLPDGVRLVLQLSAGQAFSGNITRDWVSPRVAGEQ, encoded by the coding sequence ATGCGCCGACAACGCGGCTTCACCCTCATCGAATTGCTGGTCGCCATCACCATCATGGCGCTGCTGGCGGTGCTGAGCTGGCGCGGGCTCGACGGCATGTACCGAGCCCGCGAGCAGACGCGCATCCGAGGCGACGAGGTTTTGGCGCTGCAGGCCGGATTGGCGCAGTGGGGCGTCGACCTGGATTCGATCACCGAACGGCCCAACACCAACGCGCTCGACTGGGACGGCCGTGCGCTGCGCATGACCCGGCGCAGCAGCGGCGCGGCCACCGAAGGCCTGCGCGTGGCCGCCTGGACCCGCCGCGTCCAGCCCGATGGCAGCAGCTGGTGGCTGCGCTGGGAATCCGCGCCGCTGGTCACGCTGGCGCAGTGGACCGAGGCCTGGAACCAGGCATCGCTCTGGGCGCAGAACCCGGGGGATGCCGAACGCGTGCGCGAGGTGCCCGTGGCCCGCGCGGACGCGATGCAGATCTTCTTCTATCGCAACAACGCCTGGACCAATCCGCTGTCCTCCGGCGATGCGGCCAACAGCGCGGCCAGCGCTGCGGCGGTCGCGGCGTCCAACACGGCGATCGGCACCACCACGCTGCCCGACGGGGTGCGGCTGGTACTGCAGCTGTCGGCCGGCCAGGCGTTCAGCGGCAACATCACGCGCGACTGGGTTTCTCCACGCGTGGCGGGCGAGCAATGA
- the dusB gene encoding tRNA dihydrouridine synthase DusB, which produces MQIGSIALANRLFAAPMAGVTDRPFRQLCKTLGAGYAVSEMVTSRRDLWASLKTSRRANHDGEINPIAVQIAGTDAAMMAEAAAYNIDRGAQIIDINMGCPAKKVCNKWAGSALMQDEPLALSIVEAVVAAAAPRGVPVTLKMRTGWSDAHRNAVSIARAAESAGVQMLTVHGRTREQGYRGQAEYETIAEVKRAVRIPVVANGDIDSPERARDVFAATGCDAVMIGRAAQGRPWIFREIGHFLETGEHLAPPLIAEVRRLLLDHLEEHYQLYGELTGVRSARKHIGWYVRGLPGGEDFRNRMNRIDECRPQWQAVADYFDTLGSHSDRLPQQDLANDEPEQDSQHEDACG; this is translated from the coding sequence ATGCAGATCGGCTCCATCGCACTCGCGAATCGGCTCTTTGCCGCGCCCATGGCGGGTGTTACCGATCGGCCGTTCCGCCAGTTGTGCAAGACGCTGGGCGCGGGATACGCCGTCAGCGAGATGGTCACCTCGCGCCGTGACTTATGGGCAAGCCTCAAGACGTCACGCCGCGCCAATCACGACGGGGAAATCAACCCGATCGCCGTACAGATCGCCGGCACCGACGCGGCCATGATGGCCGAGGCCGCTGCCTACAACATCGACCGTGGCGCGCAGATCATCGACATCAACATGGGTTGCCCGGCCAAGAAGGTGTGCAACAAGTGGGCGGGGTCGGCGTTGATGCAGGACGAGCCGCTCGCGCTTTCGATCGTCGAGGCGGTGGTGGCGGCTGCGGCACCGCGTGGCGTGCCGGTCACGTTGAAGATGCGCACCGGCTGGAGCGATGCGCATCGCAACGCGGTCTCGATCGCGCGCGCGGCCGAATCGGCCGGCGTGCAGATGCTCACCGTGCACGGACGCACGCGTGAACAGGGCTACCGCGGCCAGGCCGAATACGAAACCATCGCCGAGGTGAAACGCGCCGTGCGCATTCCGGTAGTGGCCAATGGCGACATCGACAGCCCGGAGCGGGCGCGCGACGTTTTCGCGGCCACCGGCTGCGATGCGGTGATGATCGGCCGCGCCGCGCAGGGCCGTCCGTGGATCTTCCGGGAGATCGGCCATTTTCTGGAGACCGGCGAACACCTCGCCCCGCCCCTGATCGCCGAAGTACGCCGTCTGCTGCTCGACCACCTCGAAGAGCACTACCAGCTGTATGGCGAGCTCACCGGCGTTCGCAGCGCACGCAAGCACATCGGCTGGTATGTGCGGGGCCTGCCGGGCGGCGAGGATTTTCGCAATCGGATGAACCGCATCGACGAATGCCGGCCGCAGTGGCAGGCTGTCGCCGACTACTTCGACACCCTCGGGTCGCATTCGGACCGCCTGCCGCAGCAGGACTTGGCGAACGACGAGCCCGAACAGGATAGCCAGCACGAAGACGCCTGCGGCTGA
- a CDS encoding histidine phosphatase family protein, whose amino-acid sequence MPTTWLVRHARPIVDCGICYGHLDVAADPVATALVAQDLAGRVPAGWSLVSSPLRRCRQLAEAIARLRPALALSEDAALAEMNFGTWEGRSWQDIGAAAIDAWTRDFAHLAPGGGESVTTFMARVAAVLRSPVAGDRVWITHAGVMRAAELIAQGTSTIESATQWPSQPIGYGECLVLTTPPTNR is encoded by the coding sequence ATGCCCACGACCTGGCTGGTACGCCACGCGCGTCCGATCGTGGACTGCGGCATCTGCTACGGGCACCTGGACGTCGCCGCCGATCCGGTCGCTACCGCGCTGGTGGCACAAGACCTGGCCGGCCGGGTTCCGGCAGGCTGGTCACTGGTGAGCTCGCCGCTTCGGCGCTGCCGGCAGCTGGCCGAAGCCATTGCGCGACTGCGACCGGCGTTGGCGCTGTCAGAAGACGCAGCCTTGGCCGAAATGAACTTCGGCACCTGGGAAGGGCGCAGCTGGCAGGACATCGGCGCCGCCGCGATCGACGCCTGGACCCGCGACTTCGCTCACCTGGCGCCCGGCGGCGGGGAATCGGTAACGACGTTCATGGCGCGCGTCGCAGCCGTGTTGCGATCCCCGGTGGCCGGCGATCGTGTCTGGATCACCCATGCCGGCGTGATGCGTGCGGCCGAATTGATCGCGCAGGGCACGTCGACGATCGAATCGGCGACCCAGTGGCCCTCGCAGCCCATCGGCTACGGCGAATGCCTGGTGCTGACGACGCCGCCGACGAACCGGTAG
- a CDS encoding adenosylcobinamide-GDP ribazoletransferase, protein MLAEALRHFLLALQFFTRIPVTGVVEEWAGYSPARLRAAAGHFPGVGWIVAGSACVAYGAANLLLGTGVLVPLAAAAACTVVTALLTGAFHEDGLADTADGLGGSADATRALEIMKDSRIGSYGALALVLAIACKLTLLAVLGGHGVGVAMSALLAGHVLSRFLPLLLVRFLPHVGDAAHSKSKPLADRIDGQALAIAAAWSLPALLLVAGMQGAGFVVFGMLSATGALWWVGRMLRHRLGGFTGDCLGAAQQVCEIAFYAGAACALR, encoded by the coding sequence ATGCTGGCCGAGGCCTTGCGCCACTTTCTGCTGGCGCTGCAGTTCTTCACCCGCATTCCCGTGACCGGCGTCGTCGAGGAATGGGCAGGCTACTCGCCGGCGCGCTTGCGTGCGGCGGCCGGCCACTTCCCGGGCGTCGGCTGGATCGTCGCCGGGAGCGCCTGTGTAGCCTATGGCGCCGCGAACTTGCTGCTGGGAACCGGCGTGCTGGTGCCGCTGGCCGCTGCTGCGGCCTGCACGGTCGTCACCGCCCTGTTGACCGGCGCCTTCCACGAAGACGGACTGGCCGACACCGCCGACGGTCTGGGCGGAAGTGCCGATGCCACCCGCGCGCTGGAAATCATGAAGGACTCCCGCATCGGCAGTTACGGCGCGCTCGCGCTGGTGCTGGCCATTGCCTGCAAGCTCACCCTGCTGGCGGTGCTGGGCGGTCACGGTGTCGGCGTCGCGATGTCCGCACTGCTCGCCGGGCATGTGCTTTCGCGCTTCCTGCCTTTGCTGCTGGTCCGTTTTCTACCGCACGTCGGCGACGCGGCGCACTCCAAGAGCAAGCCGCTGGCGGACCGCATCGACGGTCAGGCACTCGCCATCGCAGCCGCCTGGAGCCTGCCCGCCCTGCTGCTGGTCGCCGGCATGCAAGGCGCCGGTTTCGTGGTCTTCGGCATGCTGAGCGCCACAGGCGCCTTGTGGTGGGTCGGCCGGATGCTCCGTCACCGACTCGGCGGCTTCACCGGCGACTGCCTCGGCGCCGCGCAGCAGGTGTGCGAGATCGCGTTCTATGCCGGCGCGGCATGCGCGCTGCGTTAG
- a CDS encoding OsmC family protein — MECTVSWTGAAGTRSAMGFVAETGSGHLLAMDGAPDDAKPENGGRNLAARPMELLLAGTGGCTAYDVVLILKRGRHDVRGCSVQLSSERATTDPKIFTKIHMQFTVTGKEIPATAVERAIALSHDKYCSASIMLGQMAKITTGFTVVEAS, encoded by the coding sequence ATGGAATGCACCGTAAGTTGGACCGGCGCGGCGGGAACGCGGTCGGCGATGGGTTTTGTGGCGGAAACCGGCAGTGGTCACCTGTTGGCCATGGACGGCGCCCCCGACGATGCGAAACCGGAGAACGGCGGCCGAAATCTGGCGGCGCGCCCGATGGAATTGCTGCTGGCCGGCACCGGCGGCTGCACCGCCTACGACGTGGTGCTGATCCTCAAGCGCGGGCGGCACGACGTGCGCGGCTGCTCCGTGCAACTGAGCAGCGAACGCGCCACCACGGATCCCAAGATCTTCACCAAGATCCACATGCAGTTCACCGTGACCGGCAAAGAAATCCCGGCGACGGCGGTGGAGCGCGCCATCGCCCTGAGCCACGACAAATATTGTTCGGCCAGCATCATGCTCGGTCAGATGGCCAAGATCACGACCGGCTTCACAGTGGTGGAAGCCAGCTGA
- a CDS encoding Fis family transcriptional regulator — protein sequence MSKQQIETCIRDSLQGYFRDLGGEQPHGMYDMLIQVMERPLLEVVMAEAAQNQSRAADWLGLNRNTLRKKLVEHKLIK from the coding sequence ATGAGCAAACAACAGATAGAAACCTGCATTCGCGACAGCCTGCAGGGCTACTTTCGCGATCTGGGTGGCGAGCAGCCGCACGGCATGTACGACATGCTGATCCAGGTGATGGAACGCCCGCTGCTGGAAGTGGTGATGGCGGAAGCCGCGCAGAACCAGTCCCGCGCAGCCGATTGGCTGGGCCTCAACCGCAACACGCTGCGCAAGAAGCTCGTCGAGCACAAACTGATCAAATAA
- a CDS encoding DUF3047 domain-containing protein, which produces MGDVAGHLQALPAWERYRLPGKQETKYEFVQADDRVAVAASSDASASMLRAQVAIAPEALGRFQFSWKVASLIDGADVGVRESDDAPVRIVLAFDGDRGRFTVKESAMSELARAITGEEMPYATLMYVWCNQRPPGTVIVHPRSSRVRAIVVESGPGRLGQWTTYNRDVQRDFERAFGESPGKLTGVALMTDSDNTRSQAAAWYGPLRFEKASPQKISLAP; this is translated from the coding sequence TTGGGCGACGTCGCCGGTCACTTGCAAGCTCTTCCGGCCTGGGAACGCTACCGGCTGCCGGGCAAACAGGAAACCAAGTACGAATTCGTCCAGGCCGATGACCGGGTGGCGGTCGCGGCTTCTTCGGACGCGTCGGCAAGCATGCTGCGGGCGCAGGTGGCGATTGCACCAGAGGCGCTGGGACGATTCCAGTTCTCCTGGAAGGTCGCGTCCCTGATCGATGGCGCCGATGTCGGTGTGCGCGAGTCCGACGACGCGCCGGTTCGCATCGTCCTGGCGTTCGATGGCGATCGCGGCCGTTTCACCGTCAAGGAGTCGGCGATGTCCGAGTTGGCCCGCGCGATCACTGGTGAAGAAATGCCCTATGCCACGCTGATGTATGTCTGGTGCAACCAGCGTCCGCCGGGCACGGTGATCGTGCATCCGCGCAGTTCACGGGTCAGGGCGATCGTGGTGGAGTCGGGGCCGGGACGCCTCGGACAGTGGACGACGTACAACCGCGATGTGCAGCGCGACTTCGAACGGGCGTTCGGCGAATCGCCCGGCAAACTCACCGGTGTGGCCTTGATGACCGACAGCGACAACACACGCAGCCAGGCGGCCGCCTGGTACGGTCCGCTTCGGTTCGAGAAGGCCTCGCCGCAAAAGATCAGTCTGGCGCCCTGA
- a CDS encoding porin — protein MKKSLIALAVLAASGAAMAQSSVTLFGIIDAGVGYVKSDGAGHTTGLLNGGNSTSRLGFRGTEDLGGGLAASFWLEGALNNDVGGGASQTTGFDFQRRSTVSLSGAFGEIRLGRDFAATYLPSISYDVSGQRGFEQIEQYGATLAGVGGLNGTTRVSNAIAYVLPSNLGGFYGNLQYAFGERNSRTNAVVSPITGLSATAGTAITDKTGDFIGGRLGYANGPLDVGGSYGVFRDAVRTVAAGSYAEDYKIGNLGASYDFGIIKPMVFVQQDRIDGQAAVGGFKMNTYSIGATAPLGAGVLRAQANRYDVKDGPNVAANKFSLGYVYNLSKRTAVYADVARINNQGAGTLGFTGVGGLTQAGPTAGDNTTAVAVGVKHSF, from the coding sequence ATGAAAAAATCTCTGATCGCCCTGGCTGTGCTGGCTGCTTCCGGCGCCGCGATGGCTCAATCGTCGGTGACCCTGTTCGGTATCATTGACGCTGGCGTCGGCTACGTGAAGTCCGACGGCGCTGGTCACACCACCGGCCTGCTGAACGGCGGTAACTCCACCAGCCGTCTGGGCTTCCGTGGTACCGAAGACCTCGGCGGCGGCCTGGCTGCCAGCTTCTGGCTCGAAGGTGCTCTGAACAACGACGTCGGCGGCGGCGCTTCCCAAACCACCGGTTTCGACTTCCAACGTCGTTCCACCGTCAGCCTGTCCGGCGCGTTCGGTGAAATCCGTCTGGGCCGTGATTTCGCTGCTACCTACCTGCCGTCGATCTCCTACGACGTGTCCGGTCAGCGTGGCTTCGAGCAGATCGAACAGTACGGCGCTACCCTGGCCGGCGTTGGCGGCCTGAACGGCACCACCCGCGTCAGCAACGCCATCGCTTACGTTCTGCCTTCCAACCTGGGCGGCTTCTACGGTAACCTGCAGTACGCATTCGGCGAACGCAATTCCCGTACCAACGCTGTCGTCAGCCCGATCACCGGCCTGAGCGCTACCGCTGGTACCGCGATCACCGACAAGACCGGCGACTTCATCGGCGGCCGTCTCGGTTACGCCAATGGCCCGCTGGACGTGGGTGGCTCCTACGGCGTGTTCCGTGACGCGGTTCGTACCGTGGCCGCTGGTTCCTACGCTGAAGACTACAAGATCGGCAACCTCGGCGCTTCGTACGACTTCGGTATCATCAAGCCAATGGTCTTCGTTCAGCAAGATCGCATCGACGGCCAAGCTGCTGTTGGTGGCTTCAAGATGAACACCTACTCCATCGGCGCTACCGCTCCGCTGGGCGCTGGTGTCCTGCGTGCACAAGCCAACCGTTACGACGTCAAGGACGGCCCGAACGTCGCTGCCAACAAGTTCTCGCTGGGTTATGTGTACAACCTGTCCAAGCGCACCGCTGTGTACGCCGACGTTGCTCGCATCAACAACCAAGGCGCTGGTACCCTGGGCTTCACCGGCGTCGGTGGCCTGACCCAAGCTGGCCCGACCGCCGGCGACAACACCACCGCTGTTGCCGTGGGTGTGAAGCACTCCTTCTAA
- the gspI gene encoding type II secretion system minor pseudopilin GspI, whose protein sequence is MSTPSRIPTRTRRRPMWGFTLVEVLVAVAIVAIALMAGMQATSALTRNAQRQSDSVLAQLCASNELTRVRLTRQLPSVADNDVSCEQAGQVLHVRVSIRPTPNPSFRRVDAAVDDGRYPILKLSTVVGRY, encoded by the coding sequence ATGAGCACCCCATCACGCATCCCGACTCGCACTCGGCGCCGGCCGATGTGGGGCTTCACCCTGGTCGAAGTGCTGGTTGCCGTGGCCATCGTCGCCATTGCGCTCATGGCCGGTATGCAGGCGACCAGCGCGCTCACCCGCAACGCCCAGCGCCAGTCCGACAGCGTGCTGGCCCAGCTCTGCGCGAGCAACGAACTCACCCGCGTGCGCCTGACACGGCAACTGCCGAGCGTGGCCGACAACGATGTGAGCTGCGAGCAGGCCGGTCAGGTGCTGCATGTGCGGGTGTCGATCCGGCCGACGCCCAATCCGAGTTTCCGGCGGGTCGACGCGGCGGTGGACGACGGGCGCTACCCGATCCTGAAGCTGTCCACCGTCGTCGGTCGCTACTGA
- a CDS encoding prepilin-type N-terminal cleavage/methylation domain-containing protein, with product MGRPGGRSASRPGRARSLGRAAGFTLLEILVVLSIIAFATAGVSFAMRDPSETQLEREASRLAALLEAARGQSRASGIPVVWRSTPGGFAFDGLPTGALPTQWLDAGTGTVSANPILRLGPDPLIGRQEVTIAVLAKPERVLRIGTDGLRPFSVQQTGTP from the coding sequence TTGGGGCGGCCCGGCGGTCGGTCCGCATCGCGGCCCGGCCGCGCGCGATCGCTCGGGCGAGCGGCGGGGTTCACGCTGCTGGAAATTCTGGTCGTGCTGTCCATCATTGCCTTCGCCACGGCTGGGGTCAGCTTTGCGATGCGCGATCCGTCGGAGACCCAACTGGAGCGCGAAGCCAGCCGGCTGGCGGCCTTGTTGGAGGCGGCACGGGGACAGTCGCGTGCCAGCGGCATTCCGGTCGTGTGGCGCTCCACGCCTGGCGGCTTCGCCTTCGACGGACTGCCGACGGGCGCTCTGCCCACGCAATGGCTCGATGCCGGCACCGGCACGGTCAGCGCCAATCCGATCCTGCGGCTGGGACCGGACCCGCTGATCGGTCGACAGGAAGTCACCATCGCGGTTCTGGCCAAACCGGAACGCGTACTGCGGATCGGCACGGACGGCTTGCGGCCGTTCTCCGTGCAGCAGACCGGCACGCCATGA
- the ilvA gene encoding threonine ammonia-lyase, biosynthetic — MIGAPAGLRATPITVKTTVNPQPLSPADYLTRILNARVYDVAVETPLERARNLSTRLGNTVLLKREDQQPVFSFKLRGAYNKMAHLSAEQLARGVICASAGNHAQGVAMSARKLGTRAVIVMPTTTPQLKIDAVRALGGEVVLHGDSYSDAYVHSVELEKAHGLTFVHPFDDPDVIAGQGTIAMEILRQVQGIGQGPGSDRLDAVFVAIGGGGLVSGVANYIKAVRPGVKVIGVQMNDSDAMMRSVAAQQRVTLADVGLFSDGTAVKLVGEETFRIASGLVDEFITVDTDAVCAAIKDVFVDTRSIVEPAGALAVAAIKQYAQREGRSGETYAAILCGANMNFDRLRFVAERAEVGEEREALFAVTVPEERGSFRRFCESIGQLPGGPRSVTEFNYRMRDRADAREAQVFVGLTTSRRGESTSIAEFFTGLGFPTLDLTHDEIAKEHLRHLVGGRLGAGSGAPERLLRIVFPERPGALLKFLSLMQPTWNISLFHYRNQGADYGRILVGMQVPEGEDAAFANFLDSLGYPWIEETDNPAYRLFLRD; from the coding sequence ATGATCGGCGCCCCGGCAGGCCTTCGCGCTACGCCAATCACCGTCAAGACAACCGTGAACCCGCAGCCGCTCTCCCCTGCCGACTACCTGACCCGCATCCTCAACGCCCGCGTCTATGACGTCGCGGTGGAAACCCCGCTGGAGCGCGCCCGCAACCTGAGTACTCGCCTGGGCAATACCGTGCTGCTCAAGCGCGAGGACCAACAGCCGGTGTTCAGCTTCAAGCTCCGTGGCGCCTACAACAAGATGGCGCACCTGTCGGCCGAACAGCTGGCGCGCGGCGTCATCTGCGCCTCGGCCGGCAACCATGCCCAAGGCGTGGCGATGAGCGCCCGCAAGCTCGGCACCCGGGCCGTGATCGTGATGCCCACGACGACGCCGCAGCTCAAGATCGACGCGGTCCGCGCACTCGGCGGCGAGGTGGTGCTGCACGGCGACAGCTACTCCGATGCCTACGTGCATTCGGTCGAGCTCGAAAAAGCACACGGCCTGACTTTCGTGCATCCCTTCGACGACCCGGACGTGATCGCGGGCCAGGGCACCATCGCGATGGAAATCCTCCGCCAGGTGCAGGGCATCGGCCAGGGTCCGGGCTCCGACCGGCTCGACGCCGTCTTCGTGGCCATCGGCGGCGGCGGCCTGGTGTCGGGCGTGGCCAACTACATCAAGGCGGTGCGCCCGGGCGTCAAGGTGATCGGCGTACAGATGAACGATTCCGACGCGATGATGCGTTCAGTGGCCGCCCAACAGCGCGTCACCCTGGCCGATGTCGGGCTCTTTTCGGACGGCACCGCCGTCAAGCTGGTCGGGGAGGAAACCTTCCGCATCGCCAGCGGCCTGGTGGACGAATTCATCACGGTCGACACCGACGCCGTCTGCGCCGCCATCAAGGACGTCTTCGTGGACACCCGCAGCATCGTCGAGCCGGCGGGCGCACTGGCCGTTGCGGCGATCAAGCAATACGCACAGCGCGAGGGCCGATCCGGCGAGACCTACGCCGCGATCCTGTGCGGCGCCAACATGAACTTCGACCGCCTGCGCTTCGTGGCCGAGCGCGCCGAAGTAGGCGAGGAGCGCGAGGCGCTGTTCGCGGTGACGGTTCCCGAGGAGCGCGGCAGTTTCCGCCGTTTCTGCGAATCCATCGGCCAACTACCCGGCGGTCCGCGCAGCGTGACGGAGTTCAACTACCGCATGCGCGACCGCGCCGATGCCCGCGAGGCACAGGTGTTCGTCGGCCTGACGACTTCGCGGCGCGGCGAGTCGACCAGCATCGCCGAGTTCTTCACCGGGCTGGGTTTTCCCACGCTGGACCTGACCCACGACGAGATCGCCAAGGAACATCTGCGGCACCTGGTCGGCGGTCGGCTCGGCGCGGGCAGCGGCGCGCCGGAGCGCCTGCTGCGCATCGTTTTTCCGGAACGCCCCGGCGCGCTGCTGAAGTTCTTGAGTCTGATGCAGCCGACCTGGAACATCAGCCTGTTTCACTACCGCAACCAGGGCGCCGATTACGGCCGCATCCTGGTCGGCATGCAGGTACCCGAAGGCGAAGACGCCGCCTTCGCGAACTTCCTCGATTCGCTCGGCTATCCGTGGATCGAGGAAACCGACAACCCGGCCTATCGGCTTTTCCTGCGCGACTAA
- the gspG gene encoding type II secretion system major pseudopilin GspG: MSRISRRLPRRLQAGFTLIELMVVLVIIGVLAALIVPNVLDRADDARVTAARTDVNNLMQALKLYRLDNQRYPSGEQGLQALVARPTSAPVPANWKPYLDKLPNDPWGRAYQYLNPGVKAEVDVMSFGADGQSGGEGKNADIGSWQ; this comes from the coding sequence ATGTCCCGCATTTCACGCCGACTTCCGCGCCGCCTGCAGGCTGGCTTCACCCTGATCGAACTGATGGTGGTGCTGGTCATCATCGGCGTGCTGGCCGCGCTGATCGTGCCCAACGTCCTCGACCGTGCCGACGACGCGCGGGTTACCGCCGCCCGCACCGACGTCAACAACCTGATGCAGGCGCTGAAGCTCTATCGCCTGGACAACCAGCGCTATCCGTCGGGCGAACAGGGCTTGCAGGCACTGGTGGCACGGCCGACCTCCGCGCCGGTGCCCGCCAACTGGAAACCCTATCTCGACAAGCTGCCCAACGACCCCTGGGGCCGCGCCTACCAGTACCTCAACCCCGGGGTGAAGGCAGAAGTGGACGTAATGTCCTTCGGTGCGGACGGGCAGTCCGGCGGCGAGGGCAAGAATGCCGATATCGGCAGCTGGCAGTAA
- a CDS encoding YqaA family protein, with product MQSWLDTFLQMLALPQYGLSTLFVASFISATLLPIGSEPFLYGLLHLNPELFWSAILVATAGNTLGGAFDWWMGYGAHKIADRYSHSKHHTRVIEWLERLGPKACLLSWLPLVGDPLCAVAGWLRLPFWPCLFYMLIGKFLRYLAMTSVLVHFFAK from the coding sequence ATGCAATCCTGGCTTGACACCTTCCTCCAGATGCTTGCCCTTCCGCAATACGGATTGAGCACGCTGTTCGTCGCATCCTTCATCTCGGCCACCCTGCTGCCGATCGGATCGGAGCCTTTTCTCTACGGCTTGCTCCACCTGAACCCGGAATTGTTCTGGTCCGCCATCCTGGTGGCGACCGCCGGCAACACGCTCGGCGGCGCGTTCGACTGGTGGATGGGATACGGCGCCCACAAGATCGCCGACCGGTACAGCCATTCCAAACACCACACCCGCGTCATCGAATGGCTGGAACGGCTCGGACCGAAGGCCTGCCTGCTGAGCTGGCTGCCCTTGGTCGGCGACCCGTTATGCGCCGTCGCCGGCTGGCTCAGGCTGCCGTTCTGGCCCTGCCTCTTCTACATGCTGATCGGCAAGTTCCTGCGCTATCTCGCCATGACCTCCGTGCTGGTGCATTTCTTCGCGAAATAA